In a single window of the Streptacidiphilus sp. P02-A3a genome:
- the metH gene encoding methionine synthase, with amino-acid sequence MEKSSETRLRELLAQRVAVLDGAWGTMLQGVALTPADYRGGLIPADHPRDVTGDPDLLNLTRPDVILDVHRQYLAAGADITTTNTFTATGIGQADYGLEGLVREMNVRGARLARQAADEFGGRFVAGSVGPLNVTLSLSPKVDDPAYRAVSYDQVFDAYAEQFLALREGGVDLLMIETIFDTLNAKAAIAAAREVTPELPLWISVTIVDLSGRTLSGQTVEAFWDSVEHAKPLVVGLNCSLGADEIRPHLVELARLADTHVACHPNAGLPNAFGGYDQTPEVTGRLVGEFAAAGLVDIVGGCCGTTPAHIGRIAEAVAGLPPRTAPAARTASRFSGLEPFEIGPDTGFVMIGERTNVTGSAKFRKLIEGNDHQAAVNVALEQVRGGANLLDVNMDADLLDSEQAMTTFLNLIATEPEVARIPIMVDSSRWSVLEAGLKCVQGKGVVNSISLKEGEQPFLEQARKIRSYGAGAVVMAFDEQGQADTVARKVEICGRAYDLLTQRAGFAAEDIIFDPNVLAVATGIAEHNGYAKAFIEALPLIKRRCPGARTSGGISNLSFSFRGNDVIREAMHSAFLFHAVAAGLDMGIVNAGQLAVYQDLPAELLELVEDVIFDRRPDATDRLVAHAGKVTGSGTRREVDLSWREAPVEERLAHALVHGIVDFIVDDTEEARQRAARPLDVIEGPLMDGMKIVGDLFGSGRMFLPQVVKSARVMKRSVAYLEPYIEAGKAEAGEDGAGAARGNGKVVLATVKGDVHDIGKNIVGVVLGCNNYEVVDLGVMVPAATILDTAVAEGAAAVGLSGLITPSLDQMVAVAEEMQRRGLKIPLLIGGATTSRQHTAVRIAPAYDRTTVHVLDASRVVGVVADLLDTDRAGVLDTANRAEQARLRDLHETRRQQPLLTLEQARANRERVDFGEPPVPAFTGVRTVEPDLAELRELIDWQFFFLAWELKGKYPAILEQPAARELFDEGNALLDELIDGGLLRARGAYGFWPARGEGDDVVLDRVRFPMLRQQTAKPEGRANRCLADYLAPEGDHLGGFAVSIQGADAVAARYEAEQDDYKSIMVKALADRLAEAFAEYVHLRARRDWFEPDADPALAELHAERFRGIRPALGYPASPDHSLKRELFDLLRAEAVGMGLTTSFAMTPAASVSGLIFAHPESKYFTVGRLGLDQVEDYARRRGLDLRETEAWLRPNLDYDPR; translated from the coding sequence GTGGAGAAATCGTCCGAGACCAGGTTGCGGGAGCTGCTGGCGCAGCGGGTGGCCGTGCTGGACGGCGCCTGGGGCACCATGTTGCAGGGGGTCGCGCTCACGCCCGCCGACTACCGGGGCGGGCTGATCCCGGCGGACCACCCGCGGGACGTCACCGGCGACCCGGACCTGCTGAACCTGACCCGGCCCGACGTCATCCTCGACGTGCACCGGCAGTACCTGGCCGCCGGTGCCGACATCACCACCACCAACACCTTCACCGCCACCGGCATCGGCCAGGCCGACTACGGGCTGGAGGGCCTGGTCCGGGAGATGAACGTGCGGGGCGCCCGGCTCGCCCGGCAGGCCGCCGACGAGTTCGGCGGACGCTTCGTCGCGGGCTCGGTCGGCCCGCTCAACGTCACCCTGTCGCTCTCCCCGAAGGTGGACGACCCGGCCTACCGGGCGGTCTCCTACGACCAGGTCTTCGACGCCTACGCCGAGCAGTTCCTGGCCCTGCGGGAGGGCGGCGTCGACCTGCTGATGATCGAGACGATCTTCGACACGCTCAACGCCAAGGCCGCGATCGCCGCGGCCCGCGAGGTCACCCCGGAGCTGCCGCTGTGGATCTCGGTGACCATCGTCGACCTCAGCGGCCGGACCCTGTCCGGGCAGACCGTCGAGGCCTTCTGGGACTCGGTCGAGCACGCGAAGCCGCTGGTGGTCGGCCTGAACTGCTCCCTCGGTGCGGACGAGATCCGGCCGCACCTGGTCGAGCTGGCCCGGCTCGCCGACACCCACGTCGCCTGCCACCCCAACGCGGGCCTGCCGAACGCCTTCGGCGGCTACGACCAGACGCCGGAGGTGACCGGGCGGCTGGTCGGTGAGTTCGCCGCCGCCGGGCTGGTCGACATCGTCGGCGGCTGCTGCGGCACCACCCCGGCGCACATCGGCCGGATCGCCGAGGCCGTGGCCGGGCTGCCGCCGCGCACCGCCCCCGCGGCCCGGACCGCGAGCCGGTTCAGCGGCCTGGAACCCTTCGAGATCGGCCCGGACACCGGCTTCGTGATGATCGGTGAGCGCACCAACGTCACCGGCTCGGCCAAGTTCCGCAAGCTGATCGAGGGCAACGACCACCAGGCGGCCGTCAACGTGGCGCTGGAGCAGGTCCGCGGCGGCGCCAACCTGCTCGACGTCAACATGGACGCCGACCTGCTCGACAGCGAGCAGGCGATGACCACCTTCCTCAACCTGATCGCCACCGAGCCCGAGGTCGCCCGGATCCCGATCATGGTCGACAGCTCCCGGTGGAGCGTCCTGGAAGCGGGCCTCAAGTGCGTCCAGGGCAAGGGCGTGGTCAACTCGATCAGCCTCAAGGAGGGGGAGCAGCCCTTCCTGGAGCAGGCCCGGAAGATCCGCTCCTACGGCGCGGGCGCGGTGGTGATGGCCTTCGACGAGCAGGGCCAGGCCGACACCGTCGCCCGCAAGGTCGAGATCTGCGGGCGCGCCTACGACCTGCTCACCCAGCGGGCCGGGTTCGCCGCCGAGGACATCATCTTCGACCCGAACGTGCTGGCCGTGGCCACCGGCATCGCCGAGCACAACGGCTACGCCAAGGCCTTCATCGAGGCGCTGCCGCTGATCAAGCGGCGCTGCCCGGGCGCCCGCACCAGCGGCGGCATCTCCAACCTGTCCTTCTCGTTCCGGGGCAACGACGTCATCCGCGAGGCCATGCACTCGGCGTTCCTGTTCCACGCCGTGGCCGCGGGCCTGGACATGGGTATCGTCAACGCCGGCCAGCTGGCGGTCTACCAGGACCTCCCGGCCGAGCTGCTGGAACTCGTCGAGGACGTGATCTTCGACCGGCGGCCGGACGCCACCGACCGGCTGGTCGCCCACGCCGGGAAGGTCACCGGCTCCGGCACCCGGCGCGAGGTCGACCTGTCCTGGCGCGAGGCGCCGGTCGAGGAGCGGCTGGCGCACGCGCTGGTGCACGGCATCGTGGACTTCATCGTGGACGACACCGAGGAGGCCCGGCAGCGCGCCGCCCGTCCGCTGGACGTCATCGAGGGCCCGCTGATGGACGGGATGAAGATCGTCGGCGACCTGTTCGGCTCCGGACGGATGTTCCTGCCGCAGGTGGTCAAGAGCGCCCGGGTGATGAAGCGCTCGGTCGCCTACCTGGAGCCCTACATCGAGGCGGGCAAGGCCGAGGCCGGGGAGGACGGCGCCGGGGCCGCGCGCGGCAACGGCAAGGTGGTGCTCGCCACGGTCAAGGGCGACGTGCACGACATCGGCAAGAACATCGTCGGGGTGGTCCTCGGCTGCAACAACTACGAGGTGGTCGACCTCGGCGTGATGGTCCCAGCGGCCACCATCCTGGACACCGCGGTCGCCGAGGGAGCCGCCGCCGTCGGCCTGTCCGGCCTGATCACCCCCTCACTGGACCAGATGGTCGCGGTGGCCGAGGAGATGCAGCGCCGGGGGCTGAAGATCCCGCTGCTGATCGGCGGCGCCACCACCTCGCGCCAGCACACCGCGGTCCGGATCGCCCCCGCCTACGACCGCACCACCGTGCACGTGCTGGACGCCTCGCGGGTCGTCGGCGTCGTCGCCGACCTGCTCGACACCGACCGGGCCGGGGTGCTGGACACCGCGAACCGCGCCGAGCAGGCGCGGCTGCGGGATCTGCACGAGACCCGGCGGCAGCAGCCGCTGCTGACGCTGGAACAGGCCCGGGCCAACCGCGAGCGGGTCGACTTCGGCGAGCCGCCGGTCCCGGCCTTCACCGGCGTCCGCACCGTCGAGCCCGACCTGGCCGAGCTGCGGGAGCTGATCGACTGGCAGTTCTTCTTCCTCGCCTGGGAGCTGAAGGGCAAGTACCCGGCGATCCTGGAACAGCCGGCCGCGCGCGAGCTGTTCGACGAGGGCAACGCGCTGCTGGACGAGCTGATCGACGGCGGCCTGCTCCGGGCCCGCGGCGCCTACGGCTTCTGGCCCGCCCGCGGCGAGGGCGACGACGTCGTGCTGGACCGGGTGCGGTTCCCGATGCTCCGGCAGCAGACCGCCAAGCCGGAGGGCCGCGCCAACCGCTGCCTGGCCGACTACCTGGCGCCCGAGGGCGACCACCTCGGCGGGTTCGCGGTCTCGATCCAGGGCGCCGACGCGGTGGCCGCGCGCTACGAGGCGGAACAGGACGACTACAAGTCGATCATGGTGAAGGCGCTGGCCGACCGGCTGGCCGAGGCCTTCGCCGAGTACGTCCACCTGCGGGCCCGGCGCGACTGGTTCGAGCCGGACGCCGACCCCGCGCTCGCGGAGCTGCACGCCGAGCGGTTCCGCGGCATCCGCCCGGCCCTCGGCTACCCGGCCAGCCCCGACCACAGCCTGAAGCGGGAGCTGTTCGACCTGCTCCGGGCCGAGGCCGTCGGCATGGGCCTGACCACGTCCTTCGCGATGACCCCGGCCGCCAGCGTCAGCGGGCTGATCTTCGCCCACCCGGAGTCGAAGTACTTCACCGTCGGGCGGCTCGGACTCGACCAGGTCGAGGACTACGCCCGCAGGCGCGGTCTCGACCTGCGCGAGACCGAGGCCTGGCTGCGCCCCAACCTCGACTACGACCCGAGGTGA
- a CDS encoding DUF5997 family protein translates to MTTLKPKTTQTMKPATAAKKLGVYLGATPAEFQEGVVSREELRSLQTEPPAWLVDLRREGPHPRPVIANKLGISISGLARGGVTEALTTDEVEALKAENPLWLQHERATQTDVRKETLRLKEKQKERQAKEQAQQ, encoded by the coding sequence ATGACAACGCTCAAGCCGAAGACGACCCAGACCATGAAGCCCGCGACCGCGGCGAAGAAGCTCGGTGTGTACCTGGGGGCCACCCCCGCCGAGTTCCAGGAGGGCGTCGTCTCCCGCGAAGAGCTGCGCTCGCTCCAGACCGAGCCGCCCGCGTGGCTGGTCGACCTGCGCCGCGAGGGCCCGCACCCCCGCCCGGTGATCGCGAACAAGCTCGGCATCTCCATCTCCGGCCTCGCCCGCGGCGGCGTCACCGAGGCGCTGACCACCGACGAGGTCGAGGCGCTGAAGGCGGAGAACCCGCTCTGGCTCCAGCACGAGCGGGCCACCCAGACGGACGTCCGCAAGGAGACGCTGCGGCTCAAGGAGAAGCAGAAGGAGAGGCAGGCCAAGGAGCAGGCCCAGCAGTAG
- a CDS encoding LysR family substrate-binding domain-containing protein encodes MTDTAAPSSFRLGYVPGVTPTKWVHVWKERLPDVRLTLVPVPAAEGGGLLRDGGADAGLLRLPVDRTVLSAIPLYVETTVVVLPKEHRLAEAAELTLAELAEELLQHPLDDTLGWERPPGLPAIERPATTADAVDLVEAGVGLLVVPQSLARLHHRRELTYRPVTDAPQSQVALSWPEERTTDLVEEFIGIVRGRTVNSSRGRAQEAEQPKEKPTKQARAKAGQQPKQGQKPGQGQRQGQKQGQKPGQRQGQPSKRAAGGGKRGRRS; translated from the coding sequence GTGACAGATACGGCAGCCCCCTCCTCGTTCCGGCTCGGGTACGTTCCCGGGGTGACCCCCACCAAGTGGGTGCACGTCTGGAAGGAGCGGCTGCCCGACGTCCGGTTGACCCTGGTCCCGGTGCCCGCCGCCGAGGGCGGCGGGCTGCTGCGGGACGGCGGCGCCGACGCCGGTCTGCTGCGGCTGCCGGTGGACCGGACCGTGCTCAGCGCGATCCCGCTCTACGTCGAGACCACGGTGGTGGTGCTCCCCAAGGAGCACCGCCTGGCCGAGGCCGCCGAGCTGACCCTGGCGGAGCTGGCCGAGGAGCTGTTGCAGCACCCGCTGGACGACACGCTGGGCTGGGAGCGGCCCCCGGGCCTGCCCGCGATCGAGCGCCCGGCGACCACGGCGGACGCGGTGGACCTGGTGGAGGCGGGGGTGGGGCTGCTGGTGGTGCCGCAGTCGCTGGCCCGGCTGCACCACCGCCGGGAGCTCACCTACCGGCCGGTGACCGACGCGCCGCAGTCGCAGGTCGCGCTGTCCTGGCCGGAGGAGCGGACCACGGACCTGGTGGAGGAGTTCATCGGGATCGTCCGGGGCCGCACCGTCAACAGCTCGCGGGGCCGGGCCCAGGAGGCGGAGCAGCCGAAGGAGAAGCCGACGAAGCAGGCCAGGGCGAAGGCCGGCCAGCAGCCGAAGCAGGGCCAGAAGCCGGGCCAGGGGCAGAGGCAGGGCCAGAAGCAGGGCCAGAAGCCCGGCCAGCGGCAGGGCCAGCCGTCGAAGCGGGCCGCCGGGGGCGGCAAGCGCGGGCGTCGGTCCTGA
- a CDS encoding response regulator transcription factor: MTTVLIVDDQPLQRFGFRMLLDSAPGTQVVGEAANGAEAVRQVADLRPDVVLMDVRMPGVDGIEATRRIVAAGGRSRVLVLTTFDLDDYAHAALRAGASGFLLKDALPEELLAGIRAVAAGDAVIAPGLTRRLLDAYAHHLPGAPAEADPQAHPRLRALTEREYQILLAIGQGWSNGEIAERLVLSESTVKTHVGRVLAKIGARDRIQAVILAYDLGLVRPMPPGG, from the coding sequence ATGACCACCGTCCTGATCGTCGACGACCAGCCGTTGCAGCGCTTCGGCTTCCGGATGCTGCTGGACAGCGCCCCCGGCACGCAGGTGGTCGGCGAGGCCGCGAACGGGGCGGAGGCCGTCCGCCAGGTGGCCGACCTGCGCCCGGACGTGGTGCTGATGGACGTCCGGATGCCCGGCGTGGACGGCATCGAGGCCACCCGCCGGATCGTGGCCGCCGGTGGCCGCTCCCGGGTCCTGGTGCTGACCACCTTCGACCTCGACGACTACGCGCACGCCGCGCTGCGGGCCGGGGCCAGCGGGTTCCTGCTCAAGGACGCGCTGCCGGAGGAACTGCTGGCCGGGATCCGGGCGGTGGCCGCCGGGGACGCGGTGATCGCCCCCGGCCTGACCCGCCGACTGCTGGACGCCTACGCGCACCACCTGCCCGGCGCGCCCGCCGAGGCGGACCCGCAGGCCCACCCCAGGCTGCGGGCGCTGACCGAGCGGGAGTACCAGATCCTGCTCGCCATCGGGCAGGGCTGGAGCAACGGCGAGATAGCCGAGCGGCTGGTGCTCTCGGAGAGCACGGTCAAGACCCACGTCGGCCGGGTGCTGGCGAAGATCGGCGCCCGGGACCGGATCCAGGCGGTGATCCTGGCCTACGACCTGGGCCTGGTCCGGCCGATGCCGCCGGGCGGCTGA